Within Nocardia terpenica, the genomic segment ACCCCCACCCACACAACCCTTCCGGCCCATTCCTTCGCCGTCCTCCGATCCTGAAACCCCTTGCCGACCATTGCCCCGGAAGCCCCAGCATGCGGGTATGACTTCCGAATTGGTTCGGCACTATTCCACCGCCGCAGAGAGGGCACCCGACGGCGGCACCGGGGTGCACGCCGAGCGGCTCGCCGCCGACAGGCACCCCGGTGCACGTCGTCGACCTGGCCCCCGGCCACATCGAGGCGACCCACTGGCACACCGCCGACGAACTGCGCACCGAGCTCGAGACGGCCGGATTCGAACGGGACCCACATGTCACAACACCAGCACCCACCTGCTGGCGTTCGCGCATATCTAGCCTATGGTTTGCGGCCGATGCCTCCCACTATGCAGTGCCGGACCGCGGACAGGGGGGTCAGGCGGGGGCCGTCGGGCCACCAGTCGTCGCAGAGCACCAGGCCCGGGTCGACCATGTCGAGAGTGCCGAACATGGACTGGATTTCGGTGCGGGTGCGGAAGCGGCCGCTGCCCATCGGGCTGTGGACGAACTTGTCCTCCATCTTGCGTGCCAGGTCGCTGTACTCCTCGGTTTCCGGGTCGAAGAAGTGCGCGATCACCACGTACGAACCGGACGGTAACGTGTCGATGTAGGTCTGCATCAGGGCGGGGGCGTCGTCGCCGAGGTAGTGGTGCAGGGTGCCGTTCTGGAACAGGGCGATGGGGCGGGTGAAGTCCAGTTCGTCTCGCACCACGGGGTTCGACATGACCTCGAAGGGGCGGAAGATGTCGGCCTCCACCACGCTGGTGTCGGGGTTGTCCTCCAGCAGTGCCCGCGCGTGCGCGAGGACCATCGGATCCTTGTCGACGTAGATCACCCGGGCCTGCCGCTTGATGCGCTGCACCACCTGATGGGTGTTCTCGGCCGTCGGTAGCCCGGAACCCAGGTCCAGATACTGGTCGATCCCGGCCTGCGTGGCCAGGAAGCGGCACGCCCGGATCAGGAAATCCCGGTTGGCCCAGGCCAAGTCGTTCACCTGGGGGGCCACCGTCCGGACCTGCGCCAGCACCTCGCGGTCGACCTCGAAATTGTCCGTGCCGTTCAGCGCCGCGTCGTAGACGCGGGCGATGCTGGCGCGACTGGTATCCACTCCCGCCGGAACAACACTCGGATAAACGGACTGCGACATGGATGTCTCCTTCTGTCGGTCTCCGATGCTCGGGTCGCGACGCGCCCGAAGCGGTTACAGCTGCTCGGCGGCGGAGGTCAGCAGAGCGCGCGACTTCGCGGGCGGTTCGGCCTGCACGGCAATCCGATCCATGACCGACCGGTAGAACTCGATATCGGGCCGACCGTCCAGGTAGACCGCGCTGTTGAGCTGCTCCAGATAGACGATGTCGGTCAGTTCTCGTTCGGCGAAGCGCAGCATAGTGAACGAGCTACCCGTCGCCGCGTGGCCGCCGGCGCTGTAGGGCAGCACCTGGATCGTCACGTTCGAGTGCTTCGACATATCCACCAGGTGCATGAGCTGCTCGCGCAGGACGGTCGTGCCGCCGATGGGCCGGTACAGCACGGCCTCGTCGAGCACCGCCCACAGCGTCGGACCGTGCCGCACGTTCAGGATCTCCTGGCGTTTCCGGCGCAGCTCGACACGCCGGGCCGCCTCGAAGTTGTCGTGGCCGAGCGCCACGACCGCGCGGGCGTAGTCCTCGGTCTGCAGCAGGCCCGGAACCAGGTGCGCCTCGAAGGTTCGGATGGATTGCGCGACGCCCTCGAGACCGAGATAGGTCTCGAACCACGACGGCAGCAGGTCACGATAGCGGTGCCACCAGCCGGGCTGATTGGCCTTGTCTACCAGATCCAGGAACGCCGTGCGCTGCTCCGGGTCGGTGACGCCGTAGAGGGTGAGCAGGTCGTCGATGTCGCGTTCCTTGAACCCGGTGCGCCCGAGCTCGAGTCGGCTGATCTTGGCATGCGAGCCGCGGATGTGGTCGCCCGCCGCTTCACGGGTGATGCCACATTCTTCGCGTAGGGCGCGCAGCCGACCACCGATCGCGATTCGTAGCGCCGTCCGCCCGAGTTCCGCGACATGCGAATCGGCAACGCCGATCCGC encodes:
- a CDS encoding SAM-dependent methyltransferase, with translation MSQSVYPSVVPAGVDTSRASIARVYDAALNGTDNFEVDREVLAQVRTVAPQVNDLAWANRDFLIRACRFLATQAGIDQYLDLGSGLPTAENTHQVVQRIKRQARVIYVDKDPMVLAHARALLEDNPDTSVVEADIFRPFEVMSNPVVRDELDFTRPIALFQNGTLHHYLGDDAPALMQTYIDTLPSGSYVVIAHFFDPETEEYSDLARKMEDKFVHSPMGSGRFRTRTEIQSMFGTLDMVDPGLVLCDDWWPDGPRLTPLSAVRHCIVGGIGRKP
- a CDS encoding helix-turn-helix domain-containing protein, producing the protein MIGEQARIGVADSHVAELGRTALRIAIGGRLRALREECGITREAAGDHIRGSHAKISRLELGRTGFKERDIDDLLTLYGVTDPEQRTAFLDLVDKANQPGWWHRYRDLLPSWFETYLGLEGVAQSIRTFEAHLVPGLLQTEDYARAVVALGHDNFEAARRVELRRKRQEILNVRHGPTLWAVLDEAVLYRPIGGTTVLREQLMHLVDMSKHSNVTIQVLPYSAGGHAATGSSFTMLRFAERELTDIVYLEQLNSAVYLDGRPDIEFYRSVMDRIAVQAEPPAKSRALLTSAAEQL